One Elusimicrobiota bacterium DNA window includes the following coding sequences:
- the hemW gene encoding radical SAM family heme chaperone HemW, whose protein sequence is MPGLYIHIPFCRKKCGYCDFISYAGKENRIDAYLEALAKEACALTGPAYRFDTLYIGGGTPSLLSPPQLEKLFILTSVLTGPVSKLREATFEANPESLNAEKAALLKTAGINRISLGLQASQNRLLGRLKRVAMAEDFTRAYKTLRVAGFDNINADLMCGLPDQSVTDFMESLAWLLAMEPEHISLYALEVHEGTPFHREGVKETPDAAADMYETAAKTLEKAGLKRYEISNFAREGRQSLHNLNYWEQGSYLGLGAAAASYLAGERRTNTADLEIYISSALADGRSRAEYSETLAGRAKKAERIMLGLRKTAGIELEDDIIIEFSSEIDRLLRLGLIEKKGRVIKIKSGKLYLSNAVFREFV, encoded by the coding sequence ATGCCCGGATTATACATTCACATCCCTTTCTGCCGGAAAAAATGCGGCTATTGCGATTTTATCTCTTACGCCGGCAAAGAAAACCGGATTGACGCATATCTGGAAGCGCTGGCAAAAGAAGCCTGCGCGCTCACAGGTCCGGCCTACAGGTTCGATACGCTCTACATCGGCGGCGGCACACCCAGCCTGCTCTCCCCTCCTCAGCTGGAAAAACTCTTTATTCTCACATCGGTCCTTACCGGGCCGGTATCAAAATTGCGGGAAGCCACTTTTGAGGCCAACCCTGAAAGCCTTAACGCGGAAAAAGCCGCCTTGCTTAAAACCGCGGGGATAAACCGCATCAGTCTCGGCCTGCAGGCCTCCCAAAACCGCCTGTTGGGCCGCCTGAAGCGCGTGGCTATGGCGGAAGATTTCACACGGGCGTACAAAACGCTGCGCGTGGCGGGCTTTGACAATATAAATGCCGACCTTATGTGCGGCCTGCCGGACCAGAGCGTTACGGATTTTATGGAGTCGCTGGCCTGGCTGCTGGCAATGGAGCCGGAACATATTTCGCTCTATGCGCTTGAAGTACACGAGGGCACGCCCTTCCACCGCGAAGGAGTGAAAGAAACCCCCGATGCGGCCGCGGATATGTATGAAACGGCCGCGAAAACGCTTGAGAAAGCGGGTCTGAAGCGTTATGAAATTTCAAATTTCGCGCGCGAAGGCCGCCAGTCCCTGCATAACCTGAATTATTGGGAACAGGGAAGCTACCTGGGGCTGGGCGCCGCCGCAGCCTCCTATCTGGCCGGGGAACGCCGGACAAATACCGCGGACCTGGAAATCTACATAAGTTCCGCGCTGGCGGATGGACGCTCCCGGGCCGAATACAGCGAAACCCTTGCCGGCCGCGCCAAAAAGGCGGAGCGCATAATGCTGGGGCTTCGCAAAACAGCGGGAATTGAACTCGAAGATGATATAATTATAGAATTCAGCAGTGAGATAGACCGCCTGCTGCGCCTTGGCCTGATAGAGAAAAAAGGCCGGGTGATAAAGATAAAAAGCGGTAAGCTGTACCTTTCAAACGCCGTTTTCAGAGAGTTTGTATAA